Genomic DNA from Fimbriimonas ginsengisoli Gsoil 348:
CCCTCCAGCCTTAACGCAACGTCCCTCTGGTCGCTGTGGGACTGATCCGTGCGCTTTGAAATTATGGCAGACGTCAGCCTTTTCGACAAGATCCGTATTGGTATCGCGTCCAGCGAGGATATCCTCGGCTGGTCTCACGGCGAAGTAAAGAAGCCGGAGACGATTAACTACCGAACGTTCAAACCTGAGCGTGACGGCTTGTTCTGCGAGCGCATCTTCGGTCCCGTAAAGGACTGGGAGTGCGCTTGCGGCCGCTACAAGAAGATTAAATACAAGGGCATCGTTTGCGAACGATGCGGCGTCGAGGTCACCCGAAGCAAGGTGCGGCGCGAACGGATGGGCCACGTAGAGCTGGCCGCCCCGGTTTGCCACATTTGGTACCTCAAGGGCGTCCCCTCTCCGCTGTCGCTGATCCTCGACATCTCGCCGCGGCTGCTCGAAAAGGTCATCTATTTCGCCAGCTTCATCATCATCGACATCGACAACGAGAAGATCGCCGATATCCTCCCGGACATCCGCGTCGCCGTCGAAGTCGAAAAAGCGAACCTGCAGATGCAGATGCGCGAGTTGGAAGAGGAGTCGTTCAAGCGATTCGCCGACGACCTCAACAACAACCGGGAAGAGTACGACGAGCTGTTCGCCCGCGAGCGCGCCAAAGCGGTTAACGACCGAATCAAGGCCGAGTACCGCGACGCCGACGATCGCCTGAAGGACCTCGACCTCGCCGTCGAAATCCTCGGCAAGCTCGAGCGAAACCAGCTCATCGACGAAGACAAGTACCGCGCCGTCAGCAAGCTGCTCGACAGCGTCGGCAGCCGTCTCGGCAAGGACCTCCGCTCCCTCGTTCGCGCCAACATCGGCGCCGAGGCGATCAAGGAACTCCTGCACCGCGTCGACCTGGAGCGGCTCGCCCGCGAGCTTCGCCAGGAAATCATCATGACCACCAGCCAGCGGCGCGCCCGCGCCATTAAGCGGCTGGAAGTGGTCGAGGCGCTCGTTAGCAGCCGCTCTCGCCCCGAGTGGATGATCCTGGACGTCACCCCCGTCATCTCCCCCGAGCTTCGCCCGATGGTTCAGCTCGACGGCGGCCGGTTTGCGACCTCCGACCTGAACGACCTCTACCGGCGCATCATCAACCGAAACAACCGGTTGAAGAAGATCATCGAGATCCACGCCCCGGAATCGATCATCAACCACGAGAAGCGACTTCTCCAGGAAGCCGTCGACGCGTTGATCGATAACGGCCGCCGTGCTCGCCCGGTCGTCGGCTCCAACTCCCGGCCGCTCAAGTCGCTCAGCGACATGCTCAAGGGTAAGGAAGGCCGCTTCCGAAAGAACCTTCTTGGTAAGCGCGTCGACTACTCGGGACGATCCGTTATCGTCGTCGGCCCGCACCTCAAGCTTCACCAAGCCGGTCTCCCCAAGGAGATGGCGCTCGAACTGTTCAAGCCGTTCGTGATGAAGACGCTGGTCGAGAAGAAGATCACGCAGAACATCAAGACCGCTAAGCGGATGATCGACCGGATGCACCCGGCGGTGTGGGACGGCCTCGAAGAGGTCATCAAGGAGCACCCGATCCTCCTGAACCGCGCTCCCACGCTTCACCGGCTCGGTATCCAGGCGTTCGAGCCGATCCTCGTCGACGGCAAGGCGATCCAGGTTCACCCGCTCGTCTGTAACATGTACAACGCGGACTTCGACGGCGACCAGATGGCCGTCCACATTCCGCTGAGCACCCAGGCGCAGGCGGAAGCCCGCGTCCTGATGCTGTCGACGCAGAACCTCTTCTCGCCGGCGGACGGCCGTCCGACCTGCGCCCCGGTTCAGGACATCATTCTTGGTAACTACGCGCTGACCTTCGTGCGAAACGAAGCCCGCGAAAACCTTGCCGAGATCGAGCGTCTGCACGCCGAGGATCCTGAGAAGAATCCTCCCGCGCGGACCTACGCCAATCCGGAAGAGGTCATCATGTATCTCGACACTCCCATCAAGGAGCAGCGGATCGCGACGAACGATCCGATCAAGGTCCGGATCAAGCGGCCGATCTTCCGCCCCGATTCCGAGGTCGATTTCCGCGATCCGGTCACCGGCGCCGAGTACCGCAAGGTCACGACGCAGACCGAGGAAGGAGACGAGTTCCAGGAGCTTCAGCCGTACGAGCAAGAGTTCGAGACGTTCATCGCGACCTGCACCCCCGGCCAGCTCGTGCTCAACACGATCCTGCCGTACCCGATCAAGCACTCCGACGAGTTCTTGAAGGTCGAGCTGAACAAGAAGGCGCTGTCCGAGATGATCCTTACCGTCCACCGCCGAGCCGGCGTGGGCGCTACGATCAAGCTGCTCGACGACATGAAGGACATGGGCTTCAAGTGGGCCACCCGATACGGTCTTTCGGTCGCCATCACGGACATGGACCCGCCTGCCCGGCGCGAGGAGATGATCAAGGACGCGGACGACCGTTCCACCAAGATCACCAACCAGTTCCGCCGCGGAATGCTCACCTATAACGAGATGACGCAGAGTCTGGTCAAGCTCTGGACGGACACGTACGACGAAATCGGTAAGGCGATCGTCGCGGGTCTGCACCAGATGAACCCGCTCAGCATCGTCACCGTCTCCGGCGCTCGTGGTTCGGTCAAGCAGCTTGCGCAGCTTGCCGGCATGCGCGGCCTCATGTTCAACCAGTTCAACGAGGTTATCTACGAGCTCCCGGTTAAGAGCTCGTTCCACAAGGGCCTCTCGATGCTGGAGTACTTCGTGACGACCCACGGAGCCCGTAAGGGACTTGCCGACACCGCTCTCCGAACGGCAGACGCCGGCTACCTTACGCGACGCCTTTGCGACGTCGCTCAGGACGTCATCGTCAAGGCCCGCGACTGCGGAACCACCGACGGCATCCTGGCCCACCGAATCGTCGACCAGGGCGAAGCGATCGAGCCGATCGCCGACCGACTGGTCGGACGCGTCGCTCTCTCGGTTATCGTCGACCCAGACACCGGCGAGGCGCTCACCGAGTTCCAAGAGCCGATGACCCGCGACAATGCAAAGCGGATCACCGCGATTGAGAACAAGTTCGTCGCCGAATCGGCAGCCGCTGAGACTGAAGAGGAAAAGAACGCGATCGCGGACAAGTACCGGGGTTACGGGTTCGAGGCCGACGAGCATGGCTACCTGAGCGTCATGATCCGGTCGCCGCTGACGTGCGAGCTGGAGCAGGGAATCTGTTCCAAGTGCTACGGAACCGACCTCTCGACGAGCAAGCTCGTCGAGGTTGGACTCTCCGTCGGCATCATCGCCGCCCAGTCGATCGGAGAGCCCGGAACGCAGCTGACGATGCGAACGTTCCACACGGGTGGCGTTGCCGGATCGGCCACGATCGCCCGTACCAACCAGTACAAGACGGGTCGGTTCATCCGACAGTTCATGGAGGACTTCGCCACCGCGACGGATACTGACATGAAGGCGTTCGACCCGACGAAGCTTCTGGAGAGCCAGGAGTCGGTCGTCAAGTCGTTCTTCAGCAATAAGGATTCCGTGCCTCTCACGATCCAGCCGGTCGAAGTCGATACCGCCGATCCTAAGGTGAAGCGGAAGACGGAGCGCGCCAGCAAAGCGGCCCAGAAGGCGGCGGACAAGCTGGACAGCGACAGCCGCAAGCAGTGGGAGCGCGCTCGAAAGACGTTCTTCTACTCTTGGTCGGGAGAATCCAGCGGTATCGTCCGCGTCGAAGAAATCTTCGAAGCTCGACGTCAGCCGCGTGGTAAGGCGATCATCTGTCCGGTGACCGGCGTGGTTCGCGATATTCGCGAGTCCTCGTTCGGCCGGTGGGTCATCGTCGAGGCGACCGTCAAGACGACTTCGACCCTCAAGGACGCTTACATCGGCGACCAGCAGAACTGGGCGACGAACAGCAACGGCGAGTACGAAGGCGGTCTGCAGAAGGCGATCGGGCAGAAGCTCACTACCGCGACTCTGGCCCTCCTCCGCAAGGCGGAAGTCACCTCCGTCAACGTCTATTATCCGATCCTCGTCCCGCCGCTCGGTAAGCTTCCGGTCAGCAAGGGGACCAAGGTTATCAAGGGAGACCCCCTTACCGAAGGTCCGCGCGATCCGCACGAGGTTCTCGAGCTGGCTGGCGCTTCCGCGGTTTACGACTACTTCGTCGAGAACCTGCAGAGCGTCTATAAGAGCCAGGGCGTCGACATCAACGACAAGCACATCGAGGTTATCATCCGGCAGATGCTGCGAAAGCGGCAGATCAAGGAGCCGGGCGACACCCCGTACCTCCCGGGCCAGATGGTCGACCGCTTCGCCTATCAGCGAGCGAACGACCAGGTTCGCCGGCTGATCCAGGAAGGGAAGAAGATCAAGTACGTCGACCCGATCACGGGCGAGAATATTGAGCGAGATCCTAAGGAAGCCACTGCGACCTGGATCCTGCTAGGTATCACCGAGGCGTCGCTTGCCACCGAGTCGTTCCTGTCGGCCGCGTCGTTCCAAAAGACGACCCGCGTCCTCACCGAGGCCGCCGTCCGCGGAAAGAAGGATCACCTCATTGGTCTCAAGGAGAACGTCATCATCGGCCGTCTCATCCCGTCCGGTACCGGCGTCAAGCAGTACCGCGACATCGGGATCGACGTGCAGCGTGGTCCGAGCTGGGCCGAGCAATCGCTCACCGCTCTCGTCGAAGCCGACGAGCGGGGAATGGAAGACGCCCTCGGCGCTCTCAACTTCCCGTCGCTGGCCGACATGGCCGCCGATGAGGACGACTTCGAAGAAGAAGTCAAGTAGCCTCTCGACAGGGAACAAAAAAAGGAGCCGGCGAAAGCCGGCTCCTTTTTTTGTTTTGCGGACCTTTTGATTTTTGGTGCGTAGCCAAATCCGCCTCGGTGTTCCCGCACCGGGATGTGATTGGGACTTTGGACCTAGTGCCAGAGGGTCGGCGAGGTCGCTATCGTCCCGCCTTTTCCGGGCCTGCGGTTCAAATAAAGAGGGACGGAAACGAATTGGTCCCGTCGCGTCCACTTCGACTTGTCACTCCCAACTTTTCACTGCAGCGCACCAGTCTAATTACTGGTAATCGCTAGTGGAAAGAATCCAGAGAAATTCTTTTGAGCAACTTTCCAGTAGTCGAATTGCGTAACGAATTTTCACGACCATGGAATACAGGACCGAGTTTCAATCTATAGCTTCCGAGCTCCCTCCCCAGTGGTTCGCCGTGGCGATCGGCGAGCTCGGCGACTCCCCGCAAACGTGCGAGTCTAGCGAGGAGGAGCGCCCGGTAGAGCTTCCTCTCGGCTTTGTATAGTCGAAGCTATTGGAGGCCGATATGGACTGGTTTGTCCTCGTAACATTGCGCGTTTTGTCGCAGCGCCCCTCGGTTCGATGAGACCCACTGCCACCATTCCCATATGGCTGGCATCGATGGGAAGACTAGATTCCTAAATGCGCTTCGAGAGGCCCAGGAGCAGGGACGGGCGGTCGCCGTCTACGCGGAGGCAGACGACTATCAGGCGTATGAAGTCGGTTTCGTCGAGTATGCCGACTCTTCGGAAGTAATCCTTCAGTGCTTAACCCCGAAGGGTGAGCCCGACGGCCGGCGCGCGCTTCACACCGACGATGTCCTGCGAGTAGACGCGGATAACGCCTATATCCGCAAGCTGGAGCTTCTCTACCAGTATCGCGACTCGGTCTTCGACAAGGATTTCCGGAAGTCGGGCGCGGGCCAAACCGATTTGCGTGGGCAGTTGGAGCACGCGAAAGCTAACAACACGATGGTCCACCTGGTCGACTCGAACGACTACGGTCCTAGTGGCTTCGTTCGAGAGGTCGGGGACGATTACGTAGAGATCGAGCGGATCGGAAACAACGGAGAGCCGGACGGGACCTCGACGATTCTCGTTTCCAGCATCGCGAAAGTACATTTCGGACGTCGGCAAGACCAAGTGCTCGAATTCCTCTACCGCTACAACTACGAGCTGAAGCGGTTGCTTGAAAGCTAGCGGCGCCCCGGGGCGACGGGATTCCAGCTCCATCGCCGAAACCCGCCCGGAGCGTTTCTACTTACCGGCGCTTGACGGCCTTCGGTGGATCGGCTTCCTCATGGTGTTTCTGCACCATGCTCCCATTGTTGCCCTCGACGCGGTGGAGAAGGGAGGCGGCTTTGGTCTTCGGATGTTGCTCGCGGTGCGCCACGCCGGCGCCTTCGGCGTTCCGCTCTTCTTCGCGCTCAGTGGCTTCCTCATCACGTCGTTGCTCCTCATCGAGCGGGAGCGCACCGGAACCGTCGACGTGCGGGCCTTCTATATTCGCCGCATCCTGCGGATCTGGCCGGCTTACTATCTCGCTCTCATCCTGTTCCTTTGGATGCGTTGGGCCGCCGGCGACGGCCTTCCGCTAGATGCCGGCCTCCGATACGCTCTTCTTCTCGGCAACTACGTGGCCCCCTACTGGGGCATCTCCGTGCTCTGGAGCATCAGCGTGGAAGAGCAGTTCTACGCGCTCTGGCCGCTCGCCGCCAAGCGACTTGCTCAGCAGGGTCTTTGCTGGATTGCCATCGGGCTCGTATTTGTGGGTCTCGCATTTCGCGCCGCGCTGATTTTTGTGGATGGAGCCACTTGGGAAACCGCCTGGTACTCCACCCCCGCCCAGGTGGACTGCGTCGGCCTCGGAGCGTTGCTCGCCCTCTACCGAGATCGATTGCCACGACTCGCTGCCACCCGTTTGCAAATATGGGGCTGGCTCATCGCTTGCCTGTGCGGCCTGATCGCCGCCTCCAGCCTCTGCCCGCCCCTCGGCGTTGACCCAAGCTGGCTCTCGTGGACCACTCGCCTCTTCGGCACCGGCTTTGCCGCCCTAATGGTGTGGATCCTCGTCACGAAGCCCCCCGAGGTTCATGTGCTAGAAGGGCGTCTCTGGGTTGGCCTTGGAAAGATCAGCTACGGCATGTACCTGATCCACCTTTTGGTTATGCCGTTAGCCGTATGGGTTTCCGATCGGCTCCATC
This window encodes:
- a CDS encoding acyltransferase family protein, with the translated sequence MKASGAPGRRDSSSIAETRPERFYLPALDGLRWIGFLMVFLHHAPIVALDAVEKGGGFGLRMLLAVRHAGAFGVPLFFALSGFLITSLLLIERERTGTVDVRAFYIRRILRIWPAYYLALILFLWMRWAAGDGLPLDAGLRYALLLGNYVAPYWGISVLWSISVEEQFYALWPLAAKRLAQQGLCWIAIGLVFVGLAFRAALIFVDGATWETAWYSTPAQVDCVGLGALLALYRDRLPRLAATRLQIWGWLIACLCGLIAASSLCPPLGVDPSWLSWTTRLFGTGFAALMVWILVTKPPEVHVLEGRLWVGLGKISYGMYLIHLLVMPLAVWVSDRLHLGLFGATGLSLALTIALAAALYRFYEMPFLRLKAHFARVQSRP
- the rpoC gene encoding DNA-directed RNA polymerase subunit beta', with the translated sequence MADVSLFDKIRIGIASSEDILGWSHGEVKKPETINYRTFKPERDGLFCERIFGPVKDWECACGRYKKIKYKGIVCERCGVEVTRSKVRRERMGHVELAAPVCHIWYLKGVPSPLSLILDISPRLLEKVIYFASFIIIDIDNEKIADILPDIRVAVEVEKANLQMQMRELEEESFKRFADDLNNNREEYDELFARERAKAVNDRIKAEYRDADDRLKDLDLAVEILGKLERNQLIDEDKYRAVSKLLDSVGSRLGKDLRSLVRANIGAEAIKELLHRVDLERLARELRQEIIMTTSQRRARAIKRLEVVEALVSSRSRPEWMILDVTPVISPELRPMVQLDGGRFATSDLNDLYRRIINRNNRLKKIIEIHAPESIINHEKRLLQEAVDALIDNGRRARPVVGSNSRPLKSLSDMLKGKEGRFRKNLLGKRVDYSGRSVIVVGPHLKLHQAGLPKEMALELFKPFVMKTLVEKKITQNIKTAKRMIDRMHPAVWDGLEEVIKEHPILLNRAPTLHRLGIQAFEPILVDGKAIQVHPLVCNMYNADFDGDQMAVHIPLSTQAQAEARVLMLSTQNLFSPADGRPTCAPVQDIILGNYALTFVRNEARENLAEIERLHAEDPEKNPPARTYANPEEVIMYLDTPIKEQRIATNDPIKVRIKRPIFRPDSEVDFRDPVTGAEYRKVTTQTEEGDEFQELQPYEQEFETFIATCTPGQLVLNTILPYPIKHSDEFLKVELNKKALSEMILTVHRRAGVGATIKLLDDMKDMGFKWATRYGLSVAITDMDPPARREEMIKDADDRSTKITNQFRRGMLTYNEMTQSLVKLWTDTYDEIGKAIVAGLHQMNPLSIVTVSGARGSVKQLAQLAGMRGLMFNQFNEVIYELPVKSSFHKGLSMLEYFVTTHGARKGLADTALRTADAGYLTRRLCDVAQDVIVKARDCGTTDGILAHRIVDQGEAIEPIADRLVGRVALSVIVDPDTGEALTEFQEPMTRDNAKRITAIENKFVAESAAAETEEEKNAIADKYRGYGFEADEHGYLSVMIRSPLTCELEQGICSKCYGTDLSTSKLVEVGLSVGIIAAQSIGEPGTQLTMRTFHTGGVAGSATIARTNQYKTGRFIRQFMEDFATATDTDMKAFDPTKLLESQESVVKSFFSNKDSVPLTIQPVEVDTADPKVKRKTERASKAAQKAADKLDSDSRKQWERARKTFFYSWSGESSGIVRVEEIFEARRQPRGKAIICPVTGVVRDIRESSFGRWVIVEATVKTTSTLKDAYIGDQQNWATNSNGEYEGGLQKAIGQKLTTATLALLRKAEVTSVNVYYPILVPPLGKLPVSKGTKVIKGDPLTEGPRDPHEVLELAGASAVYDYFVENLQSVYKSQGVDINDKHIEVIIRQMLRKRQIKEPGDTPYLPGQMVDRFAYQRANDQVRRLIQEGKKIKYVDPITGENIERDPKEATATWILLGITEASLATESFLSAASFQKTTRVLTEAAVRGKKDHLIGLKENVIIGRLIPSGTGVKQYRDIGIDVQRGPSWAEQSLTALVEADERGMEDALGALNFPSLADMAADEDDFEEEVK